A window of the Diabrotica undecimpunctata isolate CICGRU chromosome 1, icDiaUnde3, whole genome shotgun sequence genome harbors these coding sequences:
- the LOC140442408 gene encoding uncharacterized protein produces the protein MMDSTSTGAQMKRKLLFEFWRSIPANGRLNAVINFVKMSFDDLDIDQEQEKQLKVFLKNECEKIRVKWVQKQRRLDLFLSEYEQWLNNDLTFDMLILANQSPKPSTSGGRPQKTFMDSSKKTKKRKIQHLLSDYSKDQLSFAAQLSVRASGKRNAAMLMEEVSSASPKRASTYKKARKNLDVQMKQRPYTPEEALAFFIANNFTVQSYKNVQQEAKERGFNAYPCYDYVAKVKEQCYPRVENITVTDISAEVRLDALLNHTAQRICKNILGERLDTNMQNYSLIYKWGCDGSSGHSLYKQPFEDPESTDEYMFIISLVPIKLVNNLQETIWQNPRPSSPRFCRVLKFIYKKESEALIKDECRAIESQIQELVPTLIEV, from the coding sequence GTGCCCAAATGAAGCggaaattattatttgaattttgGCGTTCTATACCGGCTAATGGTCGATTAAATGCAGTAATCAACTTTGTGAAGATGAGTTTTGATGATCTGGATATTGATCAAGAACAAGAGAAGCAGTTAAAGGTGTTCTTAAAAAATGAATGCGAAAAAATTCGAGTCAAATGGGTTCAGAAGCAAAGACGACTGGACTTGTTTTTAAGTGAATACGAACAATGGTTAAATAATGATTTAACTTTCGATATGCTGATATTAGCAAATCAATCTCCAAAACCAAGTACTAGTGGTGGTAGACCTCAAAAAACTTTTATGGATAGCTccaaaaagacaaaaaagaggAAAATTCAACATTTACTTAGCGACTACAGTAAAGACCAATTATCGTTTGCTGCACAATTAAGTGTCCGAGCGAGTGGCAAACGTAATGCTGCTATGTTGATGGAAGAAGTATCGTCAGCCTCACCAAAACGTGCTTCCACATATAAGAAAGCAAGAAAAAATTTAGATGTCCAAATGAAACAAAGACCCTATACACCTGAAGAAGCTTTGGCCTTTTTTATAGCAAACAATTTTACTGTCCAATCTTATAAGAATGTACAACAAGAGGCAAAAGAAAGAGGTTTTAATGCTTATCCATGTTATGATTACGTAGCAAAGGTAAAAGAGCAGTGTTATCCTCGAGTTGAAAATATTACAGTGACTGATATATCGGCGGAAGTAAGACTGGATGCTCTACTTAATCATACCGCACAGAGAATATGTAAGAACATTCTAGGAGAAAGGTTAGACACCAACATGCAAAATTATTCTTTAATATATAAGTGGGGGTGTGATGGTTCATCAGGACATAGTTTATATAAGCAACCGTTTGAGGATCCAGAGAGCACAGATGAATATATGTTTATAATCTCATTAGTTCCAATAAAACTCGTAAACAATCTACAAGAGACCATATGGCAAAATCCTCGGCCATCATCACCAAGATTCTGTAGAGTactcaaatttatttataagaaagaAAGCGAAGCACTGATAAAAGATGAATGTAGAGCGATTGAAAGTCAAATTCAAGAGTTAGTTCCAACTCTTATAGAAGTCTGA